A region of the Gemmatimonadaceae bacterium genome:
CAGCGGCACCTTGATCTTCTCGGCGTTGAACAGGGGTGACACCCTGTGGAGGCGGACATAGAGGTCGAAGTAACGCTCGTCACGCTCGTTGGTTGAAACGAAGAATGACTTGTCGTCGCCGGCCCATCCTTCAAAGCTCGCCTTGACCTTTGCCCGCGCGAAGATCGACTGAGTCGTTGATTGGGTGAGTGGGACAGGTGCTCCACCCGCCGCCGGTATCGCGTACACGTTCCAGATCCCGGTCGCATTGGACGAGACCAGTATGTGTTTCCGATCCGAGGACCACGACGCGCCGTTGTAGGATGTATTCGCGTAGAAGTCCTGCATCGTGTACTGCTGCGGGGTCCGACCAGGCGAGGCGGAATTGCTCGCAGTAGTAGTGGGCGGAGTGCTCGGGGCGCAGGCGACGAGGACGGCGGCGGCGGCGGCGGCGAGCAGGCATCCTTGCGGGATCCAACGAGGCGTGGGAGTTTCCGGAGTAGTGTACCGCAATCATACCCCTCGGCGGACACTGAAGGCTAGAAGGCGACGCTGACAGATGAAGCGCTGGTGGCGCAGAATGTGCCCCCTTTGGGCCTGACACTAGAGGCAGTTTTTGGAGGCACTCTGATGAAAAACACACTCAGAATACTGTCGGTCCTGGCCGGCGCGGGCTTGGGCGCCACGGCGTGCGGCGAATCCGGGGGCTTACCGCTCCTGACCGGGACTGCGCAGCTCACCGTGCAATTGACGGACAAGCCTTTCCCGTTCAGCGAAGTAAAGCGCGTCGACATCTTTGTCGAGAGGGTAGATGCCAAGCCAGCCGAGACGCCCGCTTCGGAGGCTGAGGATCCGTCCGCGACGTCAGGGTGGACGACACTCGTGACACCCAACACGTTGATCAATCTGCTCGATCTCACCAACGGCAAAACGGCCAATCTCGGCGTCGCGACATTGCCGGCGGGGACGTACCGCAGCTTCCGGATGGTAATCGACACCGACAAGTCGAGCATCACGCTCAACAATGACACGAAGCCCGACGTGAAATGGCCCGCAGCAGGCATCAATGGAATCAAGATCATACTCGATGAACCGGTCGTAGTGGCCAGCCCGTCGAACCTGCTGATTGATTTCGACGTCGGCCGCAGCTTCGTGTTGCGCGGTAATTCGATATCCCAGAACGGTCTGATCTTCAAGCGAGTGCTCCGTGGGACGTCGCAGCAGAGCACGGGCAGCGTGGCGGGAAGCGTCCGCGCAGAGACCGCGGCCGGTGCGGGAGTGGCGGGTGCAACGGTTGAGGTGTTGAAGAACGGGACGGCCCTCACAGACACCAACGACAACAATGTTGTGCGCACCGGCATGACTGACGGCAGCGGCAACTTCACGCTCGCCTTTCTGCCGCCGGGCACTTATGTCGTCCGGGCGACTCCGCCCGACGCCTCGGGCTACAAGCCTGCTCTATTGACGGATGGACTGACAGTCACTGCCGGCACCGCGGTCACGGGTAAGACTATCGTAGTCACAAAATAGGTTGCGGTGTGCGCCGCCCCTCCTGCACGGCGCACATCCCACGCGCCCTTCTTCAGGAACTCTCTGCGGTTAGTCATGGGTCGATGTTTGTTGGATTACAACGTGGTCGCGGACTTGAAAATTGAATCGGCGACGCTGGGAGGGTGAGTATGAATCGTGTAAGGATGTTGTTTGCCAAAATCCGTTTCCCGCCTGCCAACGGGTCTGTTGAAATGGCGCGCCGCACAACCCCCGAAATCGTTTCCCCGCGTTAGCGAAGGGAAAGTTCAGGAGCGGTGCGGCGCCGGGAATATAAATATCAAACTGCGGGCCAGGGAGTTTTCAACACAATCGCGCCCGCGAGTTGATTCGTGATTACCAGTTCCCTTCTTTGCGCAGGTCCAATCGCAGCGGATGCTTGCTCTGACCTTCCGCGACGATGTATGGAACCATCAGCTGAGTGCCAGCGATGGTGCCGACAACCGGCTTCGGCTTCATGCCCTTGTGCTGCTTCGTCTTGTCGGCGAGGAACGTGATCTGTGTTCCCTTCACCCAATACTTGCCCTTGTAGGATTCGTTCAGCATCGGCCCGGGTCTCACAGCGGCGCGCGGCTTCACATGCTGACGGTAGTACTTGAACGATGCAATGAATCGTCCGTCGGGGCGCAGCGTGATCATCGCCTGCTCGAGCTTGAACCAGTGCTCCCACCCGTCCTGCGAAGGCACGCGCTCGATCCTCGGCAGCTTGTGGTAGTTGAGCTGCTTCGCGACGTAGAGTCCGGTTAGCGCGGCAGGCTTTGCCGGCGAAGCGGCGGGGATCGCGAGTGCGAGCAACGCAACCAGAGCGCTCTTGAGCATCATGTAGAAAAATATCGGCGTGGGCGGGACATGGACATCCTTTGTAATACACGGAATCGCCGGGTTGGTGCGTTGGCGAGAGTGACCCCGAGCGGTTAATTACCCCGTCATGCCGATTGTAATCCGCCGAGTGCTTTTGATAGTGAATCCTGCGTCGCGGCGAGGCTCCCGCGCGAGGGCGAAGGCGGAGCGCGCGTTCGCAGAGGCGGGGGTGCGATGCGACACGCGCGCGACTGAATCGCCCGGCCATGGAGCGATCCTTGCCGCCGAGCACGGCTCAGCGTACGACGCCGTGTTTACGCTTGGGGGAGACGGCACCGCAATCGAGATAGTGAGCGCGCTCGCGCACACCGGTCCACCCGTTGGGATTCTCCCGGGCGGAACCGGAAATGTCATCGCGCGAACCCTGGGCACGCCGTTGAAACTAGGGAAGGCCGTGCGGGCGCTTCTCGACGCCGACGAGGCGCGGATCGATCTTGGCCGACTATCTAACGGACAGAGATTCGCGATAGGAATGGGCGTGGGGCTCGACGCGGCCATGATTGCCGACGCACCGGCGCCGCTCAAGCGGAGGTTCGGATTCTTTGCGTATGTCGTGAGCGCGACTCGCGCAGTGCTGCGAATGAAAAAATTCCGTGTGCGCCTCACCGTGGACGGCGAGATCGTCGAGCGCCAGGCCTCGGCCGTGCTGATTGCAAACTTCGGGGCGGTCCTGAACAACCTCATCTCGTTTGGCGACGGCATCAGACGCGACGACGGATTTCTCAACGCCTGCATTTACTCACCGAACAATCTGAGGGATGCGGCGCGCATACTATGGAAGATGTCGCGCAAGAACTTTTCGCCGGATCGGTGCGTCAGCTACCATGTTGGAAAGGAATTCCGGCTGGAGACAATTCCCCCGCAACTGGGGCAGGCCGATGGCGAGCTGCTGGGGAATTCGCCGTTCGAGGTGACCGTCGAGCCCATGGCGGGACGGGTGTTGGTGCCCCGTCGCTGAGGGATTAAGTTACGAATTCCAGTGCGCTAAGCGGTGCTGGAGCTATCAAATCGGGGCGTAGCGTAGCCCGGTAGCGCGCCTGCTTCGGGAGCAGGAGGTCGCTGGTTCAAATCCAGTCGCCCCGACTTATCAAGTGCAGCCCCTGCAACGTTTTGCGTTGTGGGGGTCTTTGTTATCCGGATTCGGGGGTGAGTTTCGTGGGCTCCTGTTCTCGGAGTAGGAGGCCAACACCAATTGCGAAGCACTTCTCTCTCGGAATCTCCGCAGGACTGGAATGGCAGGGCTCGTCGACCCTACCATCGAAGCCTCCCTCCCATACTGAGTGAGCGACATCCCATAGCCGATGCCTAACGCGCATTCACCGCGATGGCGCCCAGCCATGAGGGGCCAGCCGCCCAGCGCAGGGCTCTACGCCTCCTCGGGGGCCGGCGGCGCCGGCTCAAACGGATCGAACTCCCCCGCATCGAGCCGCTTCTGGCGCCTCGCCGCTTCCAGACGAAGGTTGAGATTCTCCAGCTGCAGCTTCTCCAGCTCCAAGCGCGTCTTCGCTTCGCGCTCGCAGTCGCACGAGCAGCAGTGCGCGAGCTCCGCCTCGTACAGCAGGCCGTCGGTCGGCAGCGCGATCTCGACCTCCGGATCGTGCGGGGCGCCGACATCGATCTTGACCAGGTGCTTCTTCACGATCCCCTGGATCTCGGGCGGTGCGGCGCCCAGATCCACCCACCGGTCTCCGATCTGCAGCTCGATCGCGACAATCCGAGTCGTCAGCTTGTAGACTTCGAAGACGCGCCGGATGAAGTACGTGACGGCTCTGCAGTCGTTGTCGTTGCGAAGCGTCCTCGCCGTCGAGTGCAGGCTCTCCTGGTCCTCGAACGTGCTGACGACGATCGAGCGCTCGCTCTCCACAGCTAGTGAACTGGTCTCGGCGACGTGGCTGAATTGCTCGCTGACGCTCGCAACGTCGAAATACGCGGCCGTGTTGAAGCTCGCCGAGGCGGATGCGCTACCCCCGAAGCTACCGATGAGGGGCAGGTCGATCCCGCCGCCCCCGCCTGCCGACGCGCTGCTGGTAGTGGAAACGGACCCTCCCGCGTCGGTCTTGGTGCTCGAGTAGGCATCCTGCACGCGCTGGGTGAGCGTGTAGAACGACGTCCGCACGCTGAAACGATTGGTCACTGCGGTGGACCTTCTGTACCGATCGTACTCGTAAATGCGGACCTCTTCCTTGGGAAGCAGGGTCAAGCTGTGGACGATGGGCCCCTGCTTCCGGCCGGCGAGGCACAGCGAATGCTCGTATCGAATGCGGATGAGAAGGCGCTCCAGGCGCGCTGTGGCGATTACCTGCTTGTCGAGCGGAACGACGCCATACCGGAACTCATACATCTTGAAGCAGTGCTGCCAGGAGAGCCATGGCACCGGCTCAGGGCCAATGCATTCCTTTCCCCCGCAATCACACTCGGGGACGAGGTACGGTTCTTGTGGCGCCGACGTCGAATCAGGTTCCGGTGCCATCTGATGCCTCCTAGGTTTCGTTGACAAACGTGATGGAAAATTCTTTTTCACAGGGCCCGAAGAGACGAATGAAATAAAGCATCTGAATTTTCCCACTATATGACAGTGGTCGAGGCCCGCAATGCCGGTTTTATATCACTGAGTGCTGTTTCTGTATCGTCCCCGACCTTTAGGGGCCGCGTTCCTTGCTTCCTGAAACGCTAAGCGCGACGCTGGTCCGGTTTCCTGAGAAGGGGAGATACGTCCAGGGCTGCTGTTCAGGGATGCATGACGATTCAAGGGAGCTATCCTTTCGGGCACTGCGATGGGCGATGGGCGCACCCATGTCGCATTCGTGAAGCGGCTGACCTGGGCTGGTCATGACTTCCTGAGCGCACCGAGGAATGAAACGCTGTGGAAGTGCGCGAGGGACTTACCGGCATCTGATGTCCGAGCTTAGTCGGCGCCGCGCGACTACCGCCGCAGCCGATCTAGCCGCACGCGATTGCTGACGCCGACGAGGTCCTGACCCGACGTTGCGGTGACCGCGCTCAAAGTCACCGATGTGATCGGCAGAAGCGCACGAACGGTGTACCTTACTGTGGCCGTTCCATTCGGCTCCAGCGTGTCCAGCCGGTGTGACCAGACCAACCGCCGGTCGTTCTCCTTGCCGTTCACCAACGTGAACTCCGCACCCTCGCCCGCGAAGTCCCCCGGGTCGAAGTCGTCGTGCAAGACGACGCTACTGGCGGTGGCGCTGCCGACGTTGCGCACAACGAGAGTGACGGTCACCGGTCCGACCCTGTCGACGACGGTCGGCACCATCGACTTTTGGATCTCGAGCGCCACACGACCCGTGGTATAGGCGATGTTCACACGCGTCAAGTACGCCCGCTTCCGCGCGAGGCGGTATCCGATCCGCCCGCTCGTGGTGTCACGGACCATCGGCGTCTTCGCGCGAAGGAACGACGCGCCCGGCGGCAGCAGGAAGAGGACGTTAACCTCCTCAGGGGGAAGCGATGCGGGAAGCGACATCAGCTCTGGAAACAGCTCGAACGCGGCGGTTTGCGCGCCGGCGCGCGAGCCAGTGCGCTCGACTCGCACGGGCACGACGACGCGGTTCGTGTCGCGGGACTGGACGGAAATCCGCTCCGGAGGTGCGCCGCGGAAGCCGGCGGAGATCGCCTGGGTCGCCGCGGAGTCGTTGCGTAGCACTAGGGTGAGCCGCGTCATCGCTGCCGTGTCGGCTAAGTCGACTATCCCGGCGACCTGCTTCACGTGAACAGGGCCCTGATACAGACGCAACCCGGACATCTCGCGCATACCATGGACTGGCTGGGCGTGACCGACCGGCGCGACCGCCACGGTGAGCATCAGCGCCACGCTTAAGCCGCTTAACGGGCGCACAGCACGCATTCTGCCGGCGTTCATGGTGACGTGTCCTTGTAGTAGACGTTGAAGCTCCATGCGTTCCCGTCGTCCTTCGCGCCGGGGTAATTGTCGACGTTGTTGACGAGGAAGTCGTGATTGGCGCCGATCGCTCCACGTGGACCAGCGCCGCTTTGACGGCCGCAGTGAACTTGCGGTTTTTGCATCACTAATAGGGTGATACAAAAACCGCACACCGTGATATAAAACCGGCATTGTGGTCTGCTACGTTCTTCCTATTATCGAGGAGAAAGTGGCACTTAAACTAGATCGTGCTTCGCTGAGACTTTACCCAGCCGCCCGACAGTACCACATGGAGGTCACATGGCGCGCATCACAATTCCTCTCGATGCATCGGGCATAGAGGGTCTCGACCCAAAACGACAGATCAAGGTCCTCCTCGCTTCGGGCGGCAAGCCGCTCGCTTCCGAAACCGTCACGCTCGACAAGAAGGCGTCGGCGCAAGTCTCGTTCGACGTCAAGGAAAACGCCCGCGGTCTCCGCGTGTTTGTGGGGCCGTACGACGCAACCGACGATGAACTCCTCGGCCTGCAGACGATCGCGGTTGATGTCCCTCTCCGCCGATGGTTGGGGAGGGACGAGCTCGTCATTCCCACCATCCGCATCACCCCATACTATTGGTTCTGGTGGCTGCGATGGTGCAGGGCCTTCACGATCCACGGACGCGTGCTCTGTCCCGACGGCAACGCTGTTCCCGGGGCCGTCGTCTGTGCGTACGACGTGGACGCGTGGTGGTGGTGGTGGAGCCGGCAGCTGGTGGGCTGCGCCACGACTGACGCGAGCGGTTCGTTCACCCTGACATTCAAATGGTGCTGCGGGTGGTGGCCATGGTGGTGGTGGCGGCTCCGCCGATGGTACGTCGAACCGACGCTCGCTGGACACATTCTCGGCGCCCTGCAGCGGGAGCCGCGCTTCCCGAAGATACCGCTTTCCGATCCGCAGCCCGATCTCGCTCTATTCGAAAAACTGATCGGTGACCAACCTGTCCTTCGGTCGGCGGGGCGGTCTATCGTGGCCGCGTCGGAAAAACGCTCCGCTGTCGGAAACGTCGCCGCAGTCGCTGCGGAGCGCGTCGTGTCACGCGCTCGTCAGGCAGTCGCCTCGGTGGATCCAGCTCGCCTCGAAGGGTTGCGGGAACGGCTGCTCGCGCGGTTGCCTAACATCCCGGCGCTCCAGTCGATTCACCTCTGGCCATGGTGGCCGTGGCAGCCGTGGTGGGATTGCACCCCCGACATCGTGTTCCGTGCCACGCAGACCTGCGGAGGCCAGTCGCGCGTAATCGTAGACGAGGGGTGGTTCTCGGCCCGCTGGAACATCCCGCAAATGTTCAACGTGACGCTCACCGCGTCCGACGACGCGTGCTGCGTAGCGACGAATGGCTGCCTTGAGGGCGAATGCTTGTCGCTCGCCAAGGTCTGCAACGTCGACGAAGACGAGGTTGGGGGGAATCCGGGTGCCGATCCGGCGCCCGTAGGGTACGCATTCCCGAACGTGATCTCGAACGGAGGCGATGCGCCATTCGGCGGCGTGGTCGACATCCGTGGTACCGTGCAATGCCTCAGCGGCATCGACTACTACGAGATCGAGTTCACGACGGACTCAGGGGGCACCTGGCAGGTAGTACCACCTGAGGCGCTTGGGACGTTCGTACGCGAGTACTGGGATTTCACCCTCGCCACCGATGTCGACGTCCCATTCAGCGCGCAAGTGCCGATCGGTGGACACCACGTCTACGAAACGATCGAGCACTACGAGGCGACGCACACGCCTGCGGACTGGGGTGGCAGCAAGGTGTGGCTCGGAACGAACATCGACATGGTGTTCCCATGGGTCACCGAGCCGGCTTTCGGCGACGGCACCTATGGTCTACAGGTCGTCGGGTATGACGAGGCGGGCGGGGTGCTCTCGAATCGACGGGTCCTCCCGGTGTGCGATACGCAGACGCCGGCCGGCATCATCGTCACCATCGATAACCAGTCGACCTTCCCCGCCCCCGGGCCAGCGGACAATCCGTGCGGCCCAGGCACCACGCATACCTGTACGAACGAACCGATGACCGATATCCTAGACGCTCGCATCGTACACACAGGGGGGGGTGGCTCAGAGGTGATTGGTCCCTGTGGCGACGTCAAGATCAAACCCGGCGACACTCTCGAGGTTGACTTCGTTGCGTACGATGCGCAGGGCCACTTGGCCTCATACAGTCTGGAAGCCACGTTCGGGGAGAACTTGTCACGCGACCTCATCGGCCTGGGTGGCGTGATGACGCCGCTGTTGGGTGGTCCGGTGCCGGCAGCGACACAGGTGGGGCCCGACTATGCGACGGCACGAATGCTTCCGCAGAACGCCACGGCGCCGACGTGGACCGGCGGTGCCATCCGGCTGTCGATCTCGGCCGACGTGGCCTTCCAGGAGAGCTGCTGCTACCAGTTGGAGCTCCGGGCATATAAGCGTACCATCGTAAATTGCAGCGCGAACAACGCGCACCGCAACCTGAGCGAACGGAGCTTCCAGGTGTCCGTGTGACGAGAGCCATGCGGTGAGTGGGGCGCTGCTGGTCGCCGGGATCTTGGCGACGTGGCGCCTAACACACCTGATCGTGGCGGAGGATGGGCCGTGGAACGTGGTGGCCCGCCTCCGCCGCATCGCGGGGTCGGGATTCATCGGACAAATGATGGACTGCTTCAACTGCTCGAGCCTCTGGGTGGCGTTGCCGATCGCGGTTTGGTTGGGCGACGATTGGATCGTTCGGGTTGTCTTCTGGCCCGCGCTATCGGGCGGCGCCATTTTGCTCGAACGCGCGTTCCCGGCAGGTCCCCCAGCGGGACAAAGACCATCTAAATAGGAGAAAGGGACATGTGCTGTGGGAGTAACCGCGCGGCGGCACGTGCCGCAGCCATCGCCGCGAGCGCCGGGACCAAGGCATCCGTCGGCGCCGCTGCGGCGTCGGCGACATCTGTGATCATGTTCGAATACGTGGGGACCGGCGAGGCGGCGATCCGTGGGCCGGTCAGCGACCAGGTGTATCGGTTCGGCGGCCCGGGCGACCGGCTGCGGGTGGATCCGCGCGACCGACCAGGATTGGCCGCGCTGGCATCGCTACGGTGGGTACGATAAAGCGCGGCAGCCACCGCGACGACGGGCGATTAGCGACAGAGAATCAATCGGCCTCCACGCAGGATGCTGGTTTCGCGCAGTTTGGTGGTCAGACTGTCGCATATGGAGACCAACCTATGTCAACGACTACTGCTGCAGTTCCTGTTACTCGCTCTATCATCTAGGTGGGGATGGATGTGCACAACGAGTCCTTCACTCTGGCCGTCCTCCCAGCGAACGCCAAGATGCCGACGCGTGTCGACCGCTTCCCGAACGATCTTCGCTTGGCGGCAGCGGAAGCGGCTGCCGCGGGACCGGTGAAGGTCGTTGCCAGATTGTCGTTAATGGTGAATGATTGTCCCTGACTCTGGATCAGGAGAGTCCTAGTTCGAGCCTAGGAGGGGCAACTGATAACGCCGCAACCGTTTATGTTGCGGCGTTTGTCGCTCTCAATGGCTTTGTGGAGCGTCCGGGTCACACTCGGGGAACACGACGCTTCGAATTAGACCGCTACGACCCCTTTGCAACACCCTCTGAGTGTCCCGATGGTTGAGGTTGGGAACTAGGGAATTATGGGAGAAATGGGAAGGTCCTCAGCTCTGTATCCATCGTTATTACCGGACTTATCCCCGGAGTTTTGATGGCCACTCAGCGTCGAACCGGTTACATCGTAACCTCTCCTTCAACCATCAGCCTGAGAAGAACCGCGGAACGTGGCTTGCGCGATCGCACTCAAACGTGAACGTTCTTGACGGTTCCCTTTCAGCGTTGGCTAAATGCGAAAGCTTTGGATGCGATTCACACTGGCCGTGGTCGTGGCGTTCAGCACGATGTGCGGGCCGGGTGAGGCTGTGGTCCAGAAGGGCGACATGTCGCGGACGGGGGGATCGCCGACCATCCGTCGTGCGTATGCGCTACCGTCAGATGATCCGGCAACCTCAAACGATGAAACGAACGACCAGCCATCGGGCTATTTCGGGACCGTAACCGTAACGGTGACAAGCGGCAGCAGCGGGAATACCTACACGGTCGATGCCGACATGGATGGGCAGGAGCTGCAGAGAATCTATTTTCCGAAAGGGGGCTGGGTAGACTTCCCCGACTGTGAGCTCGAGGAGGACCTGACGGGCGATTGCGAGGATGAAGAAGGACGGTCATGGACATTTGAAGGAGAAGCCTAAAAACCGGTCGATTCGGCGGCTTTCCCCGACGCGCGAATCCGGGGAGGAGGCCAAGGCGGAACTACCGGAGGCTTGGGACCGCGCGAGGTATTGGGTTTGACATCCACT
Encoded here:
- a CDS encoding prolyl oligopeptidase family serine peptidase, coding for MQDFYANTSYNGASWSSDRKHILVSSNATGIWNVYAIPAAGGAPVPLTQSTTQSIFARAKVKASFEGWAGDDKSFFVSTNERDERYFDLYVRLHRVSPLFNAEKIKVPLMVLQGANDPRVLKVESEEIVAAARKNGVPVEYVIFPDEGHGFVKKENPIRGYSAVIQFLDRYLKGAAE
- a CDS encoding DUF4382 domain-containing protein gives rise to the protein MKNTLRILSVLAGAGLGATACGESGGLPLLTGTAQLTVQLTDKPFPFSEVKRVDIFVERVDAKPAETPASEAEDPSATSGWTTLVTPNTLINLLDLTNGKTANLGVATLPAGTYRSFRMVIDTDKSSITLNNDTKPDVKWPAAGINGIKIILDEPVVVASPSNLLIDFDVGRSFVLRGNSISQNGLIFKRVLRGTSQQSTGSVAGSVRAETAAGAGVAGATVEVLKNGTALTDTNDNNVVRTGMTDGSGNFTLAFLPPGTYVVRATPPDASGYKPALLTDGLTVTAGTAVTGKTIVVTK
- a CDS encoding diacylglycerol kinase family protein, with the protein product MPIVIRRVLLIVNPASRRGSRARAKAERAFAEAGVRCDTRATESPGHGAILAAEHGSAYDAVFTLGGDGTAIEIVSALAHTGPPVGILPGGTGNVIARTLGTPLKLGKAVRALLDADEARIDLGRLSNGQRFAIGMGVGLDAAMIADAPAPLKRRFGFFAYVVSATRAVLRMKKFRVRLTVDGEIVERQASAVLIANFGAVLNNLISFGDGIRRDDGFLNACIYSPNNLRDAARILWKMSRKNFSPDRCVSYHVGKEFRLETIPPQLGQADGELLGNSPFEVTVEPMAGRVLVPRR
- a CDS encoding carboxypeptidase-like regulatory domain-containing protein, whose product is MARITIPLDASGIEGLDPKRQIKVLLASGGKPLASETVTLDKKASAQVSFDVKENARGLRVFVGPYDATDDELLGLQTIAVDVPLRRWLGRDELVIPTIRITPYYWFWWLRWCRAFTIHGRVLCPDGNAVPGAVVCAYDVDAWWWWWSRQLVGCATTDASGSFTLTFKWCCGWWPWWWWRLRRWYVEPTLAGHILGALQREPRFPKIPLSDPQPDLALFEKLIGDQPVLRSAGRSIVAASEKRSAVGNVAAVAAERVVSRARQAVASVDPARLEGLRERLLARLPNIPALQSIHLWPWWPWQPWWDCTPDIVFRATQTCGGQSRVIVDEGWFSARWNIPQMFNVTLTASDDACCVATNGCLEGECLSLAKVCNVDEDEVGGNPGADPAPVGYAFPNVISNGGDAPFGGVVDIRGTVQCLSGIDYYEIEFTTDSGGTWQVVPPEALGTFVREYWDFTLATDVDVPFSAQVPIGGHHVYETIEHYEATHTPADWGGSKVWLGTNIDMVFPWVTEPAFGDGTYGLQVVGYDEAGGVLSNRRVLPVCDTQTPAGIIVTIDNQSTFPAPGPADNPCGPGTTHTCTNEPMTDILDARIVHTGGGGSEVIGPCGDVKIKPGDTLEVDFVAYDAQGHLASYSLEATFGENLSRDLIGLGGVMTPLLGGPVPAATQVGPDYATARMLPQNATAPTWTGGAIRLSISADVAFQESCCYQLELRAYKRTIVNCSANNAHRNLSERSFQVSV